In the genome of Nocardioides sp. NBC_00368, the window CCCGAGGTTGGTGCGCACCATCCCGGCCGTCGGCGCACACACGGCGAAGTCGAGGTAGGGCACCCCGTCGTCGCGGCGGTCGATGGCGAAAGCCTCGCAGACCGCACCGAACTCGAAGGGGGCGACACCGTCCCAGATCACCGCAGCGACGTTCCTAAGCACCTCAGAAGGGTGCCAGTTGGCAGGAAATCGCGCAACTTAGGCATTTCTGCCAATGTGGCAGGAATACCTGGTAGCGAAGAATTACTGCCATGACCACCGCACTGATCCTCCTCGCACTGTTCGCCCTCGCCACCTACGCCACCTTCGCCGTCGTCCACGGCGACCGCCCCAAGGCCGCGCCCCGGTCCCACGCCATCGACCCGGCCTTCGAACCCCGCAGCAGCCTGCCTGCCGCCAGGTGGCCCTAAAAGGCGAATGCCCGGCCCCTCGAAAGGGGCCGGGCATTCGTGCGTTTTCAGAGCATCAGCTCAGAAGCTCACGCGTTCACTGACCGCCGGTCAGCTTCTCGCGGAGAGCCTGGAGCGCCTCGTCGGAGGCGAGGGAGCCGCCCTCGTCCTCGGAGACGGTCTCGTCGACCGAGCCACCCGAGGAGTAGGAGGTGGCCTCGCCGGCCTCGGCAGCCTTCTCGGCGGCCTCCTGCTGCTGCTTGATGTGGGCCTCCCAGCGAGCGTGGGCCTGAGCGTACTGCTCCTCCCACTTCGCGCGCTGCTCGTCGTAGCCCTCGAGCCACTCGCCCGTCTCCGGGTCGAAGCCCTCGGGGTAGATGTAGTTGCCCTGGTCGTCGTAGGTCGCCGGCATGCCGTAGAGGGTCGGGTCGAACTCCTCGACGTCGGTCGAGGTGACCGTCTCGTTGGCCTGCTTGAGCGAGAGCGAGATCCGGCGACGCTCGAGGTCGATGTCGATGATCTTGACCATGACGTCGTCGTTGACCTGGACGACCTGCTCGGGGATCTCCACGTGGCGCTCGGCCAGCTCGGAGATGTGCACGAGGCCCTCGATGCCCTCCTCGACACGGACGAACGAACCGAACGGCACCAGCTTGGTGACCTTACCCGGGACGATCTGGCCGATCTGGTGGGTGCGGGCGAAGTGCTGCCACGGGTCCTCCTGCGTCGCCTTCAGCGACAGGGAGACACGCTCGCGGTCCATGTCCACGTCGAGAACCTCGACGGTGACCTCGTCACCGACGGTGACGACCTCGGACGGGTGGTCGATGTGCTTCCAGGACAGCTCGGAGACGTGGACGAGACCGTCGACGCCGCCCAGGTCCACGAACGC includes:
- the rpsA gene encoding 30S ribosomal protein S1, whose product is MTSTLNIPLPDYDAPQVAINDIGSEEDFLAAIDETIKYFNDGDIVDGVIVKVDRDEVLLDIGYKTEGVIPSRELSIKHDVDPSEVVEVGDKVEALVLQKEDKEGRLILSKKRAQYERAWGTIEQVKEEDGVVEGAVIEVVKGGLILDIGLRGFLPASLVEMRRVRDLQPYVGQTLEAKIIELDKNRNNVVLSRRAWLEQTQSEVRHGFLTQLQKGQIRKGVVSSIVNFGAFVDLGGVDGLVHVSELSWKHIDHPSEVVTVGDEVTVEVLDVDMDRERVSLSLKATQEDPWQHFARTHQIGQIVPGKVTKLVPFGSFVRVEEGIEGLVHISELAERHVEIPEQVVQVNDDVMVKIIDIDLERRRISLSLKQANETVTSTDVEEFDPTLYGMPATYDDQGNYIYPEGFDPETGEWLEGYDEQRAKWEEQYAQAHARWEAHIKQQQEAAEKAAEAGEATSYSSGGSVDETVSEDEGGSLASDEALQALREKLTGGQ